A single window of Anopheles moucheti chromosome 2, idAnoMoucSN_F20_07, whole genome shotgun sequence DNA harbors:
- the LOC128301066 gene encoding probable pseudouridine-5'-phosphatase isoform X2 yields MSRLFGSSSGSVLGTAGSKMSTFRKVTHCIFDMDGLLLDTEKIYENILRDLLKSYNSPYPWPTRMKVMGTTEQRTCSILVNDLKLPCTVDEFLARFRRDQLLHLGGAPLMQGAERLVRHLHKHNVPIALATSSGADSVEVKTKNHRELFELFGHKVMGSSDSEVKEGKPAPDIFLVAAARFQDRPAPDHCLVFEDAPNGVTAAIAAGMQAVMVPDPHIQEDQRKHATVVLKSLEEFRPEQFGLPAFT; encoded by the exons ATGAGCCGGCTATTcggtagtagtagtggttCGGTGCTCGGTACGGCCGGAAGCAAAATGTCGACGTTCCGCAAAGTGACCCACTGTATCTTCGACATGGATGGGCTGTTGCTCG ATACGGAGAAAATCTACGAAAACATCTTGCGCGATCTGTTGAAATCGTACAACTCGCCGTACCCGTGGCCGACCCGCATGAAGGTGATGGGCACGACGGAACAGCGTACCTGCTCGATACTGGTGAACGATCTGAAGTTGCCCTGCACGGTGGATGAGTTTCTGGCGCGGTTCCGACGCGACCAGCTGCTACATCTTGGCGGGGCACCACTAATGCAAG GCGCAGAACGGTTGGTGCGCCATCTGCACAAACACAACGTACCTATCGCCCTTGCCACCAGCTCCGGCGCCGATTCGGTTGAAGTGAAGACAAAGAACCATCGCGAACTGTTCGAACTGTTCGGCCACAAGGTGATGGGTTCGTCCGATTCGGAGGTAAAGGAAGGCAAACCGGCGCcggacatttttctcgtcgcaGCAGCCCGCTTCCAGGACCGTCCCGCACCCGACCACTGCCTGGTGTTCGAGGATGCACCGAACGGTGTGACGGCGGCCATTGCGGCCGGTATGCAGGCGGTGATGGTGCCCGATCCGCACATCCAGGAAGATCAGCGAAAGCACGCGACCGTAGTACTGAAATCGTTGGAAGAATTCCGCCCGGAACAGTTCGGACTGCCCGCTTTTACGTGA
- the LOC128301066 gene encoding probable pseudouridine-5'-phosphatase isoform X1: MSRLFGSSSGSVLGTAGSKMSTFRKVTHCIFDMDGLLLDTENLYTQVTQSIAEPYGKTYTWEIKQTIMGLQRDEAAEAIVAALELPLTPAEYVQISTERINRVMEQCQLMPGAERLVRHLHKHNVPIALATSSGADSVEVKTKNHRELFELFGHKVMGSSDSEVKEGKPAPDIFLVAAARFQDRPAPDHCLVFEDAPNGVTAAIAAGMQAVMVPDPHIQEDQRKHATVVLKSLEEFRPEQFGLPAFT; the protein is encoded by the exons ATGAGCCGGCTATTcggtagtagtagtggttCGGTGCTCGGTACGGCCGGAAGCAAAATGTCGACGTTCCGCAAAGTGACCCACTGTATCTTCGACATGGATGGGCTGTTGCTCG ACACGGAAAATCTTTACACGCAGGTAACGCAATCGATCGCGGAACCGTACGGCAAAACGTACACGTGGGAGATCAAGCAAACCATCATGGGCCTTCAGCGGGACGAAGCGGCCGAAGCGATAGTGGCCGCACTGGAGCTTCCACTGACGCCAGCCGAGTACGTGCAGATATCGACCGAGCGCATAAACCGCGTAATGGAGCAGTGCCAGCTGATGCCAG GCGCAGAACGGTTGGTGCGCCATCTGCACAAACACAACGTACCTATCGCCCTTGCCACCAGCTCCGGCGCCGATTCGGTTGAAGTGAAGACAAAGAACCATCGCGAACTGTTCGAACTGTTCGGCCACAAGGTGATGGGTTCGTCCGATTCGGAGGTAAAGGAAGGCAAACCGGCGCcggacatttttctcgtcgcaGCAGCCCGCTTCCAGGACCGTCCCGCACCCGACCACTGCCTGGTGTTCGAGGATGCACCGAACGGTGTGACGGCGGCCATTGCGGCCGGTATGCAGGCGGTGATGGTGCCCGATCCGCACATCCAGGAAGATCAGCGAAAGCACGCGACCGTAGTACTGAAATCGTTGGAAGAATTCCGCCCGGAACAGTTCGGACTGCCCGCTTTTACGTGA
- the LOC128299640 gene encoding protein ABHD18 — protein sequence MPPSRLDGLYRSLLLTKFFCKGWGKPENLERLFAFRKIISNRAACSQLVPRDYPVEITKEEIHSDCKILEGKFISPLEIYMPGLVPDVAQNAHFQILLPLKWNDERYKPICIHLAGTGDHYFWKRRNLIAKPLLKEANLGAIILENPFYGLRKPKEQRASSLQNVSDIFVMGGCLVLETLVLLNWCERNGYGPLGITGLSMGGHMASLAATNWPKPLVLVPCLSWSTASSVFTEGVMSNSINWDVLETQYFADGNFRERLSKMVTVVDDAFVAGKHFIQNFNQSVEELRLDINETKDLVCGEPASDVNLTVIRETTPEREQKQSTNLIHINRTNALNLSEQLLNKLLSNVRCELTQEEIDELNTKIHLALKRHNEELQAEGSGASTGNKLILEVKAEEKGPKTSSKSVGSKIMEYISWGSSSSNATPDGTEEKRIPIDTTKQRWWEREALQFMRGMMDECTHLKNFSVPYDTSLIIAICAKDDAYIPRDGCMSLEDIWPGAEIRYLDAGHVSAYVLHQKLFRSCIVEAFERAKKKWVPEGDQLRGQINGVGTGPRPVENDPEVPAK from the exons atgccTCCATCACGTCTGGACGGGCTCTATCGGTCGCTGCTGCTGACCAAGTTTTTCTGCAAAGGCTGGGGTAAACCGGAAAATCTCGAAAG ATTGTTTGCGTTCCGAAAGATCATCTCGAATCGTGCAGCCTGTTCACAGTTGGTACCGCGCGACTATCCGGTTGAGATTACCAAAGAAGAGATACACTCGGACTGTAAAATACTGGAAGGAAAATTCATATCGCCGTTGGAAATTTATATGCCCGGGTTGGTGCCTGATGTAGCCCAGAACGCACACTTCCAGATTTTGCTTCCGCTCAAGTGGAATGATGAACGGTACAAGCCGATCTGCATCCATCTGGCTGGTACTGGCGATCAT TACTTCTGGAAGCGCCGGAATCTGATCGCCAAACCACTGCTAAAGGAAGCAAATCTCGGTGCGATTATCTTAGAAAATCCTTTCTACGGTTTGCGGAAGCCAAAAGAGCAACG TGCGTCCAGCCTACAGAATGTTTCGGACATATTCGTCATGGGCGGCTGCCTAGTGCTTGAAACGCTCGTCCTGCTAAATTGGTGCGAACGCAACGGGTACGGTCCGCTAGGCATTACCGGTCTCTCGATGGGTGGCCACATGGCTTCACTGGCTGCAACGAACTGGCCGAAACCGCTCGTACTCGTACCCTGCCTGTCCTGGTCGACGGCTTCGTCCGTGTTTACCGAGGGCGTCATGAGCAATTCCATCAACTGGGACGTCCTGGAGACGCAATACTTTGCCGATGGTAACTTCCGGGAGCGTCTCTCGAAGATGGTTACCGTCGTGGACGATGCATTTGTGGCGGGCAAGCATTTCATACAGAACTTTAACCAATCCGTGGAAGAGCTACGGTTGGACatcaacgaaacgaaagattTGGTCTGTGGCGAACCGGCATCGGACGTAAATTTGACCGTTATTCGCGAAACAACACCGGAACGGGAACAGAAACAGTCGACCAATCTCATCCATATAAACCGGACGAATGCGCTCAACTTGTCCGAACAGTTGCTCAACAAACTGCTCTCGAACGTACGGTGTGAATTGACGCAGGAAGAGATCGATGAGCTAAATACGAAGATACATCTCGCCCTGAAACGACACAACGAAGAGCTTCAAGCGGAAGGTAGTGGTGCATCAACGGGCAACAAATTGATTCTGGAGgtgaaagcagaagaaaagggACCGAAAACTTCCTCCAAATCTGTTGGTTCCAAAATTATGGAATACATTAGCTGGGGTTCATCCTCGTCGAATGCGACACCCGATGGCACGGAGGAAAAGCGTATCCCGATCGACACGACCAAACAGCGATGGTGGGAACGGGAAGCGTTACAGTTTATGCGCGGCATGATGGATGAATGTACGCACCTGAAGAACTTCTCCGTACCGTACGACACATCGCTGATTATTGCCATCTGCGCGAAGGACGATGCTTACATTCCGAGGGATGGCTGCATGAGCTTGGAAGACATTTGGCCGGGTGCGGAAATACGCTACCTCGATGCCGGGCACGTTAGTGCGTACGTACTGCACCAGAAGCTGTTCCGGTCGTGTATTGTGGAAGCATTTGAAAGGGCAAAGAAAAAGTGGGTCCCGGAAGGAGATCAGCTGCGCGGGCAGATAAATGGTGTGGGGACTGGACCACGACCGGTTGAGAACGATCCCGAAGTTCCAGCAAAGTAA
- the LOC128299638 gene encoding poly(A) polymerase type 3, whose product MWNSERSQPNGGGSGSATKTLGMTSAISTAEPKPEDIQKTKELEKGLEPYNVFEAEEELNHRMEILAKLNTLVKQWVRDVSIAKNMPEAMAEKLGGKIYTFGSYRLGVHHKGADIDALCVAPRNIERSDYFGSFFELLKQQPEVTECRAVEEAFVPVIKMNFDGIEIDLLFARLALKEIPDNFDLRDDMLLKNLDQKSVRSLNGCRVTDEILRLVPNIDNFRLALRTIKLWAKRHGIYSNSLGYFGGVSWAMLVARTCQLYPNAVAATLVHKFFLVFSRWKWPQPVLLKQPDNVNLGFMVWDPRVNVQDRFHLMPIITPAYPQQNSTFNVSSSTRKVMLMEFNRGMQITDDIMMGKQMWEKLFEAPSFFYRYRHFIVLLVTSSNADDHLEWCGLVESKIRYLILNLERNQHINLAHVNPKCYEQHEQNAATTLSGADGKPNPFCSLWFIGLEFERSENLNVDLTESIQNFTDSVHKHAVHIKLLKDGMKIEARHVRRKQLTQYLDPNLLKRERKISDGYTQCSSAGGGNSNGSASPADAASRKRKSSDLTSATVSSPIAASSVGSNGSASKKRRNDSFDGTSNGSFCSTSSTTVGQTGDTQNTEANDSNTTADSNAATSQSTTATPSASTSPASSANGGRDEGIAPSTPSEEPPSSAGMLDEENAFEGSATASSTNGNGTSNNGSDSTSGNNSSTTPAATTSAEVACS is encoded by the exons ATGTGGAACTCGGAGCGATCCCAGCCGAATGGTGGTGGTTCCGGTTCGGCCACCAAAACGCTCGGCATGACGTCAGCGATTAGCACGGCTGAGCCAAAACCGGAAGATATTCAAAAGACAAAGGAACTGGAAAAAGGTTTAG AACCATACAATGTGTTCGAGGCTGAGGAGGAACTTAATCATCGAATGGAAATATTGGCCAAGCTAAACACACTCGTCAAACAGTGGGTACGCGATGTGTCCATTGCGAAGAACATGCCCGAGGCAATGGCCGAAAAGTTGGGCGGTAAAATATACACATTCGGTTCGTACCGGCTCGGAGTGCACCATAAAGGGGCGGATATTGATGCCCTGTGCGTAGCGCCACGCAATATAGAGCGGTCCGATTATTTCGGTTCGTTTTTCGAGCTGCTAAAGCAGCAACCCGAAGTCACCGAGTGCAGG GCCGTTGAGGAAGCGTTCGTACCTGTTATCAAGATGAACTTTGATGGCATTGAGATTGATCTGCTGTTCGCACGACTAGCGCTGAAGGAAATTCCCGATAATTTCGACTTGCGGGACGATATGTTGCTGAAGAACCTTGACCAGAAGTCGGTACGCAGTCTGAACGGATGTCGAGTGACGGATGAAATTCTGCGGCTCGTACCAAATATTGACAATTTTCGATTAGCACTGCGGACGATTAAACTGTGGGCAAAAA GACACGGAATCTATTCCAACTCTCTTGGTTATTTCGGCGGTGTATCTTGGGCAATGTTGGTGGCCCGAACCTGTCAGCTCTACCCAAACGCAGTAGCGGCTACGCTTGTGCACAAGTTTTTCCTCGTATTCTCGCGTTGGAAGTGGCCCCAACCCGTCCTGCTCAAGCAGCCCGACAACGTAAATCTCGGCTTTATG GTATGGGATCCACGGGTAAATGTGCAGGATCGGTTTCACCTGATGCCAATCATCACACCAGCATATCCGCAGCAAAATTCAACCTTCAACGTATCGAGCTCGACGCGCAAGGTGATGCTAATGGAGTTCAATCGTGGCATGCAAATTACGGACGACATTATGATGGGCAAGCAAATGTGGGAAAAGTTATTCGAGGCGCCGAGTTTCTTCTACCG GTATCGTCATTTTATCGTGTTGCTAGTTACCTCGAGCAATGCCGATGATCACCTTGAATGGTGCGGTCTGGTAGAGTCCAAGATACGCTATCTGATATTAAACCTCGAGCGTAATCAACACATCAATCTAGCACACGTCAATCCGAAGTGCTACGAACAGCATGAACAAAATGCGGCCACCACACTGAGCGGTGCGGATGGTAAACCGAACCCATTCTGTTCGCTCTGGTTCATTGGGCTGGAGTTTGAACGGTCCGAAAACCTGAACGTCGATCTTACCGAAAGCATACAAAATTTCACCGATTCCGTACATAAACATGCG GTGCACATTAAGCTGCTAAAGGATGGTATGAAGATCGAAGCCAGACATGTGCGGCGGAAGCAGCTGACACAATACCTTGACCCGAATCTGTTGAAACGTGAGCGTAAGATATCGGACGGTTACACACAGTGCAGCAGTGCGGGCGGTGGAAATTCCAACGGGTCAGCGTCGCCCGCCGATGCTGCTTCGCGTAAACGAAAGTCGAGCGATCTTACCTCTGCCACCGTCAGCAGTCCGATTGCTGCTTCCTCTGTGGGCAGTAATGGAAGTGCTAGTAAAAAGCGACGTAACGATTCC TTCGACGGTACCTCGAATGGTAGTTTCTGCAGCACCTCGTCGACAACGGTTGGGCAAACTGGCGACACGCAAAACACGGAAGCGAACGATTCAAACACCACTGCTGATTCCAATGCTGCCACATCCCAGAGCACCACCGCCACACCGTCCGCCAGCACCTCTCCCGCTTCGTCAGCGAACGGCGGTAGGGATGAAGGCATCGCTCCTTCCACACCCTCCGAAGAGCCACCGTCTAGTGCCGGAATGCTCGATGAAGAGAATGCATTCGAAGGGTCAGCCACCGCATCCAGCACGAATGGCAATGGCACCAGTAACAATGGTAGTGATAGTACTAGCGGTAACAATTCGAGCACGACACCGGCAGCTACGACATCGGCGGAGGTTGCCTGCTCTTGA